One Thalassotalea atypica DNA window includes the following coding sequences:
- the fliI gene encoding flagellar protein export ATPase FliI, translating into MIDSARLAARLQNCKSYIHPFNEAVAGRLIRVVGLTLEAVGVKAHVGSQCLVETAHGELIAEVVGFADDKTYLMPEESLKGVLPGARVVPLSTKAKIPFSMDLLGRVIDGVGKPIDGKGPIKDDEHYRISSEPINPLARRAISEPLDVGVRSINGFVTVGQGQRMGLFAGSGVGKSVLLGMMTRGTTADVIVVGLVGERGREVKEFIEEILGEQGRARSVVVAAPADCSPLMRLKGCETAVQISEYFRDQGLNVLLLLDSLTRYAQAQREIALAVGEPPATKGYPPSVFSKLPQLVERAGNGGDGQGSITAFYTVLTEGDDLQDPIADAARAILDGHIVLSRELADAGHYPAIDIEGSISRVMPAITSDEHQQLAQVMKQNYSLYQQNKDLIAIGAYTKGSDPRIDQSINLLPVINFYLQQKMREVIPYDQSLAQLQEIIAAAQAHNNQNQGNNAA; encoded by the coding sequence ATGATCGATAGTGCGCGTTTAGCGGCAAGATTACAAAACTGTAAATCATACATTCATCCGTTTAATGAAGCGGTTGCTGGGCGATTAATACGTGTAGTTGGGTTAACATTGGAAGCCGTAGGAGTTAAGGCTCATGTCGGAAGTCAATGTCTAGTTGAAACCGCTCACGGAGAATTAATTGCCGAAGTTGTTGGCTTCGCCGATGATAAAACCTACCTAATGCCTGAAGAAAGTTTAAAAGGTGTTCTGCCAGGCGCACGTGTGGTTCCTTTATCGACCAAAGCAAAAATTCCTTTCTCAATGGATTTACTAGGCCGTGTTATTGACGGTGTCGGTAAGCCGATTGATGGTAAAGGGCCGATCAAAGATGACGAGCATTATCGCATTTCAAGCGAACCGATTAACCCACTAGCAAGGCGAGCAATAAGCGAGCCTCTGGATGTCGGTGTACGCTCAATTAACGGATTTGTTACCGTTGGGCAAGGTCAACGGATGGGATTGTTTGCCGGCTCTGGTGTCGGTAAAAGTGTGCTGTTAGGCATGATGACCCGAGGTACCACGGCGGATGTTATTGTCGTTGGCTTAGTCGGTGAGCGTGGCCGAGAAGTTAAAGAATTTATCGAAGAAATTCTAGGAGAGCAAGGACGTGCCCGCTCGGTTGTGGTCGCAGCACCTGCTGATTGCTCTCCGCTGATGCGATTAAAAGGTTGCGAAACTGCGGTACAAATCAGTGAGTATTTTCGCGACCAAGGGTTGAACGTTTTACTATTGTTAGACTCACTCACCCGTTATGCACAAGCGCAGCGTGAAATCGCTCTTGCTGTAGGTGAGCCACCAGCGACGAAGGGCTATCCACCTTCAGTATTTTCAAAACTTCCTCAACTGGTAGAGCGGGCCGGCAATGGAGGCGATGGACAAGGCTCTATTACTGCATTTTATACCGTATTAACTGAGGGAGACGATTTACAAGATCCTATCGCTGATGCAGCACGTGCCATTTTAGATGGCCATATCGTACTATCACGAGAACTGGCTGATGCCGGTCATTACCCTGCAATTGATATTGAGGGTTCAATTAGTCGAGTAATGCCCGCCATCACTTCTGACGAACATCAACAACTGGCACAGGTGATGAAGCAAAACTACTCTTTGTATCAACAGAATAAAGATCTTATTGCTATTGGTGCCTACACCAAAGGTAGTGATCCAAGAATAGATCAGTCGATTAACCTCTTACCAGTGATTAACTTCTATTTGCAGCAAAAAATGCGTGAAGTGATCCCCTACGATCAAAGTCTGGCGCAGTTGCAAGAAATTATCGCAGCAGCGCAAGCACACAATAATCAAAATCAAGGTAACAATGCTGCTTAA
- the fliJ gene encoding flagellar export protein FliJ codes for MSSKQLDVLYRFEKDNERKTALQLQDAELEYQQNLDRLNGVGDYRLEYMKRLNQRSIEGIDSATYNHFLSFIAKLDQAGEQVKIAIEQSKAMMEHRKNLWLKQRQKLQAVEHLREIQMKKEALKAQRQEQKMFDEIATQQFVRRKA; via the coding sequence ATGTCATCGAAACAATTAGATGTTTTATATCGCTTTGAGAAAGATAATGAACGAAAAACGGCACTGCAACTTCAAGATGCAGAGCTGGAATATCAACAGAATTTAGATCGACTCAATGGTGTTGGCGATTATCGGCTTGAGTACATGAAACGATTGAATCAACGCTCTATTGAGGGCATTGATAGTGCAACTTATAACCATTTCTTATCCTTCATTGCTAAGTTAGATCAAGCAGGCGAGCAAGTGAAAATAGCCATAGAACAGTCAAAGGCAATGATGGAACATCGTAAAAACCTTTGGCTAAAACAACGCCAAAAATTGCAAGCTGTTGAACATTTACGTGAAATACAAATGAAAAAAGAAGCGCTGAAGGCACAGCGTCAAGAACAAAAAATGTTTGATGAAATTGCCACGCAGCAGTTTGTCAGAAGAAAAGCTTAG
- a CDS encoding flagellar hook-length control protein FliK, translating into MSQVKLLAVDLTQAVESKHENPVPAGAEKNAGAFAELVDKQMSRDANGNDSRAFSGKSGKELSTEQHGNNSSQVKQSTLKNAEQALNEAAERQQSAVANTQVKGKSADSPLRDESYSEKTELGSVEQALPDQQTVDDNTENVDESQALLNLLSASNGMLTPFSPEHISTGGTGSEVSADYVGPEDEKLSLEQANKISLKEELNQLKKLHSDAQIGDKSVTSNADKLANAAAAQQLTEDAKVDDNIVSKASQTSLTEQESDREASEGKRAAKGAITSIEQLALSTKKGAAKPISPELLSKIQQSTDEVLSEQQLNELANKLNLNSKAKDLLMNQPGSPQTKNVLSAMESEVSTNKSGNTDKTLDKSISAEKMLAAQMNGIAQSQAEAVESKNGEQQIAQVALAKQMDKSSIKVPNNLVSSIKGSNALPQADANLSQSAGAFEQSNKEHSSEAKSELINQQLQLETNEEMALKPDKAISKSMVAETLQHTGGLINSARLDAEQIEDSANEHLVEQLTNRVVKENQQVQKTQLATDTIAIYKKEFANEVKEKVMVMINQKLQQVDIQLDPPELGNMHVRVNLQNEQASVSFMVQNQQAKEALEQHMNKLREMLSESGVDVGDANIEHRNASSGNGESEAGEGHFSDGETDDDAAQVATLAANVVKASAVGVDFYA; encoded by the coding sequence ATGTCACAAGTTAAATTACTCGCCGTTGATTTGACGCAAGCTGTTGAAAGTAAACATGAAAACCCTGTGCCTGCCGGAGCGGAAAAAAATGCAGGTGCCTTTGCTGAGCTAGTGGACAAACAAATGTCGCGAGATGCCAATGGCAACGACAGCCGTGCTTTTTCAGGTAAAAGCGGCAAAGAATTGTCGACAGAGCAACATGGCAACAATAGCTCACAAGTAAAACAGTCAACCTTGAAAAACGCTGAACAAGCGTTAAATGAGGCTGCTGAACGTCAACAAAGTGCTGTTGCTAACACTCAAGTAAAAGGTAAATCTGCAGACAGCCCATTGCGTGACGAAAGTTATTCAGAGAAAACAGAGCTAGGATCAGTGGAACAAGCCCTCCCTGACCAACAAACAGTTGATGATAACACCGAGAATGTTGATGAGTCACAAGCGCTTTTAAACCTACTTTCAGCATCAAATGGTATGTTAACCCCTTTCTCTCCTGAGCATATATCAACTGGTGGCACTGGATCTGAAGTATCGGCTGACTATGTAGGCCCTGAGGATGAGAAACTCTCTTTAGAGCAAGCCAACAAAATATCACTTAAAGAAGAATTGAATCAACTTAAAAAGCTGCATAGTGATGCACAGATTGGTGACAAAAGTGTGACCTCTAATGCAGATAAACTTGCCAATGCAGCTGCAGCACAGCAACTAACCGAAGACGCTAAGGTTGATGACAATATTGTTTCTAAAGCTAGCCAAACGTCACTGACGGAGCAAGAGTCTGATAGGGAAGCTAGTGAAGGTAAAAGAGCAGCTAAAGGTGCGATAACATCAATCGAGCAATTAGCTTTATCGACAAAGAAAGGAGCTGCAAAGCCAATATCGCCTGAATTGTTGTCTAAGATACAACAAAGTACAGATGAAGTACTTAGTGAACAGCAACTTAACGAACTGGCGAATAAACTGAACTTAAATTCTAAGGCAAAAGATCTCTTAATGAACCAACCAGGCAGCCCTCAAACGAAAAATGTGCTGTCAGCAATGGAGTCAGAAGTTAGCACCAATAAGTCGGGAAACACTGACAAAACCTTGGATAAATCAATTTCAGCTGAAAAAATGTTAGCTGCTCAAATGAACGGTATTGCACAAAGCCAAGCAGAAGCGGTTGAAAGTAAAAATGGCGAGCAACAGATTGCACAAGTAGCACTAGCTAAACAAATGGATAAGTCATCAATCAAAGTACCTAATAATTTGGTAAGTTCAATTAAAGGCTCAAATGCTTTGCCTCAAGCCGATGCCAATTTGTCGCAGTCTGCTGGCGCATTTGAGCAGAGCAATAAAGAGCATAGTAGTGAAGCAAAATCTGAATTGATAAACCAGCAATTACAGCTAGAAACAAATGAAGAAATGGCACTTAAGCCTGATAAAGCGATCAGTAAAAGTATGGTAGCAGAGACGTTGCAACATACCGGCGGATTGATCAATTCTGCTAGGCTAGATGCAGAGCAAATAGAAGATAGTGCCAATGAGCATTTAGTTGAGCAATTGACGAATCGTGTTGTAAAAGAAAACCAACAAGTACAAAAAACTCAACTAGCTACTGACACCATTGCAATATATAAAAAAGAATTCGCCAATGAAGTCAAAGAGAAAGTAATGGTGATGATAAATCAAAAGTTGCAACAAGTGGATATTCAATTAGACCCTCCTGAATTGGGCAACATGCATGTGCGTGTTAATTTGCAAAATGAACAAGCATCAGTGAGTTTTATGGTACAAAACCAACAAGCTAAAGAAGCGTTAGAGCAGCACATGAACAAGTTAAGAGAGATGCTTTCTGAATCAGGTGTTGATGTGGGGGATGCGAATATTGAACATCGAAACGCTTCATCTGGCAATGGTGAATCAGAAGCGGGTGAAGGGCATTTTTCTGACGGCGAAACTGACGATGACGCAGCCCAAGTAGCAACACTTGCGGCTAATGTGGTTAAAGCTTCAGCAGTTGGCGTTGATTTTTACGCTTAG
- the fliL gene encoding flagellar basal body-associated protein FliL — protein MADEKELELDNGGGNKKKLIIIIAVVVLLLAGGGGYFFFMSGSDEPSAADIDAALDSGEASTADVAAEPTGASAGNALYVPMPRPFRFNVPGTARDRFVEIRVQLLVRGSDNEEESKKHVPLIENTLLSVFSQANADDLATSAGKTSLKQKALAAVQKEMTEINGKKTVEQVLFTGFVMQ, from the coding sequence ATGGCAGATGAAAAAGAATTAGAATTAGATAACGGTGGTGGAAATAAGAAAAAACTGATCATTATTATTGCCGTAGTCGTCTTGTTGCTAGCAGGTGGTGGTGGTTATTTTTTCTTTATGTCAGGTTCGGATGAACCTTCTGCCGCTGATATTGACGCCGCATTAGACTCTGGTGAAGCGAGTACAGCTGATGTTGCAGCAGAGCCGACCGGTGCGAGTGCAGGAAATGCGCTTTATGTACCAATGCCTCGTCCATTTAGGTTCAATGTACCAGGTACGGCTCGTGATCGTTTCGTTGAGATCAGAGTACAATTACTGGTTCGCGGCTCAGACAACGAAGAAGAATCGAAAAAGCACGTGCCTTTGATTGAAAACACGTTACTGTCGGTATTCTCACAAGCCAATGCTGATGATTTGGCTACGAGTGCCGGAAAAACATCATTGAAACAAAAAGCTCTGGCTGCAGTACAAAAAGAAATGACTGAAATCAACGGCAAAAAAACAGTTGAGCAAGTGCTATTTACTGGTTTTGTAATGCAATAA
- the fliM gene encoding flagellar motor switch protein FliM: MSDLLSQDEIDALLHGVDEVEEEEVIEDFAPTEGTSDYDFSSQDRIVRGRMPTLEMVNERFARHMRISLFNMMRRTAEVSINGIQMIKFGEYVHTLFVPTSLNMVRFRPLKGTALITMEARLVFILVDNFFGGDGRYHAKIEGREFTPTERRIIQMLLKLIFEDYKEAWSPVMDVSFEYLDSEVNPSMANIVSPTEVVVISSFHIELDGGGGDFHVALPYSMLEPIRELLDAGVQSDKEDTDMRWSKALRDEIMDVPVELSTKFIEAEISLQEIMDLKAGDIIPIEMPDHITVLVEDLPTYRAKLGRSRDNIAIKIDQKIKRPESVKSELTILTKGGKRLDSDAELHLLEDDLEY; the protein is encoded by the coding sequence GTGAGTGACTTATTATCACAAGACGAAATTGATGCGCTACTCCACGGTGTTGATGAGGTCGAAGAAGAAGAAGTAATAGAGGATTTTGCGCCGACAGAAGGCACCTCAGATTATGATTTTTCTTCACAAGATCGCATCGTTCGTGGGCGTATGCCGACACTCGAAATGGTCAATGAACGATTCGCTCGTCATATGCGAATTAGTTTGTTTAACATGATGCGTCGTACTGCTGAAGTGTCAATTAACGGTATCCAAATGATTAAATTTGGTGAGTACGTACACACCTTGTTCGTACCAACCAGTTTGAATATGGTGCGTTTTAGACCGTTAAAAGGTACTGCTCTGATCACCATGGAAGCGCGTCTGGTTTTCATTTTAGTGGATAACTTTTTTGGTGGCGATGGTCGATATCATGCAAAAATTGAGGGCCGAGAGTTTACACCGACAGAACGTCGAATTATTCAAATGTTACTTAAGCTAATTTTTGAAGATTATAAGGAAGCATGGTCACCAGTGATGGACGTGTCTTTTGAATATTTAGACTCAGAAGTTAATCCATCGATGGCTAATATTGTTAGTCCGACCGAAGTTGTTGTGATCAGCTCTTTTCATATTGAACTGGATGGTGGTGGTGGTGATTTCCATGTTGCATTACCTTATTCGATGCTAGAGCCTATCCGTGAATTGCTTGATGCTGGTGTGCAAAGTGACAAAGAAGACACCGACATGCGTTGGTCGAAAGCCCTTCGCGACGAAATCATGGACGTTCCAGTTGAACTCAGTACCAAGTTCATTGAAGCAGAAATTTCATTGCAAGAAATTATGGATCTTAAAGCTGGCGATATTATTCCAATCGAAATGCCTGATCATATTACCGTGTTAGTTGAAGATCTCCCGACCTATCGTGCGAAACTAGGCAGAAGTCGTGACAACATTGCAATTAAGATAGATCAAAAAATTAAACGACCAGAATCAGTAAAATCTGAATTAACCATATTAACTAAGGGCGGCAAACGACTCGACAGTGACGCCGAACTACATCTTCTTGAAGATGATTTAGAGTATTAG
- the fliN gene encoding flagellar motor switch protein FliN, translating to MSTEDDDLSMWDEALSEQADAKEQGEKEGEAEAVELDELQEETDSLSGDEKRKLDAILDIPVTISMEVGRSHISIRNLLQLNQGSVVELDRVAGEALDVLVNGTLIAHGEVVVVNDKFGIRLTDVISQVERIKKLK from the coding sequence ATGAGCACAGAAGATGATGATTTAAGCATGTGGGATGAGGCATTGTCTGAACAGGCTGATGCTAAAGAACAGGGTGAAAAAGAAGGCGAAGCTGAAGCGGTTGAACTTGATGAATTGCAAGAGGAAACAGACTCTCTTAGCGGCGATGAAAAGCGCAAATTGGATGCAATTTTAGATATTCCTGTGACCATTTCCATGGAAGTAGGTCGTAGTCATATCAGTATTCGTAATTTATTACAGTTAAACCAAGGCTCTGTGGTTGAATTAGACAGAGTTGCAGGTGAAGCGCTTGATGTATTGGTTAATGGTACCTTGATTGCTCATGGTGAAGTGGTTGTCGTTAACGATAAGTTTGGTATTCGTTTAACCGATGTTATTAGCCAAGTTGAACGTATTAAGAAACTAAAGTAG
- the fliO gene encoding flagellar biosynthetic protein FliO, whose protein sequence is MRFIVGVYLFLIPIFAKAEEVVPVVGKHAASNLDSVSIILSLLLVLVFIVACAFILKKFQPNSVKLSGMKMITSMHLGTKEKLVVVEVDNKQLLLGVTANQITLIQTLENPIEVGQPLTMDIGQNIVKLLKKNEK, encoded by the coding sequence ATGCGCTTTATTGTCGGAGTATACTTATTTCTTATTCCCATTTTTGCTAAGGCTGAAGAAGTTGTACCAGTAGTAGGAAAACATGCCGCAAGTAACTTAGACTCGGTCAGTATCATCTTGTCCTTGCTGTTGGTGTTGGTTTTTATTGTTGCCTGCGCTTTTATACTTAAAAAATTTCAGCCTAATAGCGTGAAGCTTTCAGGGATGAAAATGATCACTAGTATGCATCTTGGGACAAAGGAAAAGCTTGTTGTAGTCGAGGTAGACAACAAACAATTGTTGCTTGGCGTCACGGCCAATCAAATCACGCTTATTCAAACCCTTGAAAATCCAATAGAAGTGGGGCAACCTTTAACGATGGATATTGGTCAAAATATCGTTAAGTTGTTAAAGAAAAATGAAAAATAA
- the fliP gene encoding flagellar type III secretion system pore protein FliP (The bacterial flagellar biogenesis protein FliP forms a type III secretion system (T3SS)-type pore required for flagellar assembly.), with protein MKNNTLLSVLIILSSLLVSGNVIAADDLSMSALTLITNPDGSQEYSVTLQILIFMTALGFIPAAVIMMTSFTRIVVVMAILRQAFGLQQTPSNQVIIGLTLFMTIFIMTPVYNKIDEDAIQPYLADQLTSVEAIDKAKVPLRAFMLEQTRLKDLNTLANMAGIEQVDNPTDLPMTVIIPSFVISELKTAFQIGFMLFIPFLIIDLVVASILMAMGMMMLSPMIVSLPFKLMLFVLVDGWNLVIGTIATSYGMGT; from the coding sequence ATGAAAAATAATACCTTACTTTCAGTGCTTATTATTTTATCGAGCTTACTAGTATCAGGCAATGTTATTGCTGCTGATGACTTATCGATGTCAGCATTAACGTTAATCACTAATCCGGATGGCTCACAAGAATACTCCGTCACCTTACAAATATTGATCTTCATGACCGCATTAGGGTTTATCCCAGCGGCGGTGATCATGATGACATCGTTTACCCGCATTGTTGTGGTTATGGCCATATTGAGGCAAGCATTTGGTTTACAACAAACGCCGTCCAATCAAGTGATTATCGGGTTAACATTGTTTATGACCATCTTTATCATGACACCGGTCTACAACAAAATTGACGAAGACGCTATTCAACCTTATTTGGCTGATCAGTTAACCTCTGTTGAAGCAATTGATAAAGCTAAAGTGCCGCTACGCGCTTTTATGTTGGAGCAGACCCGATTAAAAGATTTGAATACGTTGGCAAATATGGCGGGGATTGAGCAAGTAGATAATCCTACAGATTTACCAATGACTGTGATCATTCCCTCTTTTGTCATTAGTGAGCTGAAAACTGCTTTTCAAATAGGTTTTATGTTGTTTATTCCTTTCTTGATTATTGACTTAGTGGTCGCCAGTATATTAATGGCGATGGGGATGATGATGTTATCTCCAATGATTGTGTCTCTTCCGTTTAAGTTGATGTTATTTGTCTTGGTTGATGGTTGGAACCTTGTGATAGGTACAATCGCAACGAGCTATGGTATGGGGACTTAG
- the fliQ gene encoding flagellar biosynthesis protein FliQ, with the protein MSPEVFVDILRDALFLVILLVSAVIVPSLCVGLMVAVFQAATSINEQTLSFLPRLIVTLLALIFGGHWLVQKLMDYTIRLVSSIPSVIS; encoded by the coding sequence ATGTCTCCTGAAGTTTTTGTCGACATATTACGTGACGCACTGTTTTTAGTGATCTTACTAGTGAGTGCGGTGATTGTGCCAAGCTTATGTGTCGGCTTGATGGTGGCAGTATTTCAAGCGGCGACATCCATCAATGAGCAAACCCTTAGCTTTCTTCCTAGGTTAATCGTTACCTTATTAGCATTGATATTTGGGGGCCATTGGTTAGTTCAAAAACTGATGGATTATACCATTCGGTTGGTTTCTAGCATCCCGAGTGTTATTAGCTAA
- the fliR gene encoding flagellar biosynthetic protein FliR, producing MEFTESVINQFMADFLLPFFRVSSLIMAMIGLGAKTIPMRVKLFLCLSITVAIMPAIPSAQVDNLFTFATALLVAQQIIIGVLIGFMTVMVVNTFTLAGQIIAMQTGLGFASLVDPASGTSVPAVGQFFLILSTLLFWGLDGHLIFLQFVVASFDTIPIPADNFDTAKFKEAVEWGRWMFATALSLAIAPLTAMLLINFSFGIMTRAAPQLNIFAIGFPITMCSGLLIMWLTMGNFMVHFELQWQRAIDFTCHLIDCRTVP from the coding sequence ATGGAGTTTACTGAGTCAGTCATTAATCAATTTATGGCTGATTTTTTACTGCCATTCTTTCGTGTTTCCTCGCTTATTATGGCGATGATTGGCTTGGGGGCGAAAACCATTCCCATGCGTGTGAAACTGTTCCTGTGTTTGTCTATCACAGTAGCAATCATGCCGGCCATCCCGTCGGCACAAGTCGATAACTTATTTACTTTTGCAACAGCTCTTTTAGTGGCTCAGCAAATTATCATTGGTGTGCTGATCGGTTTTATGACTGTGATGGTGGTCAATACCTTTACCCTTGCTGGTCAGATCATTGCGATGCAAACAGGTTTGGGTTTTGCGTCACTAGTTGATCCCGCCAGTGGCACCAGTGTACCGGCGGTGGGGCAATTTTTTCTTATTCTATCGACATTGCTTTTTTGGGGGCTAGATGGTCACCTTATCTTCCTGCAATTTGTCGTCGCGAGTTTTGATACTATCCCAATTCCAGCGGATAACTTTGATACAGCGAAATTTAAAGAAGCAGTAGAATGGGGGCGCTGGATGTTTGCGACCGCGTTATCTTTGGCTATTGCGCCACTGACGGCAATGCTACTGATCAATTTTTCATTTGGCATCATGACGCGCGCAGCACCGCAGCTGAACATTTTTGCTATTGGTTTTCCTATTACTATGTGTTCAGGTTTACTGATCATGTGGTTAACTATGGGCAACTTTATGGTGCATTTTGAATTGCAATGGCAACGTGCCATAGACTTTACATGTCATTTGATCGACTGTAGGACAGTGCCATAA
- the flhB gene encoding flagellar biosynthesis protein FlhB yields MADSDSGERTEEPTAKKLSEARKKGQIARSKELGTLFVLVGSAVGLMWVGSSLVNALSKVMKRLFSISRQEATDIHALVAAINEVIGELVAPLGWLFFIIMLAAFVGNTMLGGLSFSWEAMAPKASKLSPIAGFKRMFGVQAAVELLKSILKFFVVFIVAFLLLSGLFEQILGLSLETIPSNFGHAVNMLLWMFLTLTISLFIIAVIDAPYQVWNHTRQLKMTKQEVKDEMKNTEGNPEIKGRIRRTQYEMSQRRMMQDVPSADVIITNPTHYSVAIKYDTASGQAPVLVAKGIDQMAIHIRTIAKEHDIEILQSPVLARSLYYTTEANEEIPEELFAAVAQVLAFIYQLNEHRKGKATRPKSLAKNLPIPDDFRY; encoded by the coding sequence ATGGCTGACTCTGACAGCGGTGAACGCACCGAAGAACCCACGGCCAAAAAGCTATCTGAGGCCAGAAAAAAGGGGCAAATAGCGCGTTCAAAAGAGCTGGGGACTTTGTTTGTACTCGTTGGCAGTGCTGTTGGATTAATGTGGGTAGGCTCGTCACTGGTAAATGCTTTATCAAAAGTCATGAAGCGCTTGTTTTCAATCTCTCGGCAAGAAGCAACGGATATCCATGCTTTAGTGGCGGCAATAAATGAGGTTATTGGTGAACTTGTTGCTCCGTTAGGTTGGCTATTTTTTATCATAATGCTTGCCGCATTTGTCGGCAATACAATGCTTGGCGGCTTAAGTTTTTCTTGGGAAGCAATGGCGCCTAAAGCCAGTAAGTTATCACCAATAGCTGGATTTAAACGTATGTTTGGTGTGCAGGCTGCGGTCGAGCTACTTAAATCAATTCTTAAGTTTTTTGTTGTTTTCATCGTTGCTTTCCTATTGCTCAGCGGCTTATTTGAACAAATCCTAGGGCTTAGTTTAGAAACTATTCCTTCTAATTTCGGTCACGCAGTAAATATGCTGTTGTGGATGTTTTTAACGCTAACAATTTCTTTATTTATCATTGCTGTAATTGATGCGCCTTATCAAGTATGGAACCACACTCGCCAGCTTAAAATGACCAAGCAAGAAGTCAAAGATGAAATGAAAAACACGGAAGGTAATCCTGAAATTAAAGGTCGCATACGACGGACGCAATATGAAATGTCGCAGCGACGTATGATGCAAGACGTGCCTAGTGCAGATGTGATTATCACCAACCCGACCCATTACTCCGTGGCGATCAAATACGATACAGCAAGTGGACAAGCACCAGTACTTGTTGCAAAAGGTATCGATCAAATGGCAATACACATTAGAACCATTGCCAAAGAACATGATATTGAAATACTACAATCGCCGGTGCTTGCGCGTTCGCTTTATTATACAACCGAAGCTAACGAAGAAATCCCAGAAGAGTTGTTCGCTGCGGTAGCGCAAGTGCTGGCATTTATTTATCAACTTAATGAACACCGAAAAGGAAAAGCAACCCGCCCTAAATCACTGGCTAAAAATTTACCTATACCGGATGATTTTCGTTATTAA